In Myxococcus stipitatus, the genomic window TCAGCGGACGCGTCAGCTTCGAAATCGTCCAGAAGGCCGTCGCGGCCAGGATTCCAATCATCACGGGGGTTTCCGCGGCCAGCACGCTCGCGGTCGACCTGGCCCTGCGTTCCAACCTGACGCTGGCCACGTTCGCTCGCGACGGACGCTTCAACCTCCACGCGGGCGCAGACCGCCTCGCCTCCACGCAAACCCTGGAAACTCCAGCGCCCTCTCCGGATGAATCCACGCGCGAGGCGGGCAACGTAGACCAGGAGTCAGACCGGCACCGTAGATGCAGTGCTCACGCGACCACGGCTTTCCAGGACGAGAAGTGCGGGGGCTTCACGTGATGTTCGCTGGAACGCCGAGAGATGGGACGCCGGTTCGATGATCGCAAGATTTCACAGCATGTCTCGTCTTACCCAGGGTGCGGGGGTTGCAACGCGCCGCACAAGCGTGGCAAAAAGCAGTTCTTTCCGACTTGAAGATTTGCAGCCTCAACGGCATCCTCTGCCAGAACTGGACACTTGGGTTGGCAGAGGGGGGTGGACACGATGAGCAGCGCAAGTACTGGTGCGGCGGTCGGTGCTCCTGGAGCGGCGGAGGGCGGTGCGGGGTCGGAGGAGATGGTCTCGACCCCCAAGCTGGCGCCTGGGTTCGCGGCGAAGCTGAACCTGTCCGTGGACCTGTCGCTGATGACGGTGGTGTTGACCATCTCCGCGTGGCAGGGCGGGCTGTTGACGGGGACGCCGGGGTGGCTGTTGCCGGCGGTCATCGCCGCGTCGCTGGTGGTGTGGATCATCACCGGCACGGCGCTGTGTCTGTACGACTCGCGCTTCGCCGAGCGCAGCAAGCTGGACCACGTGGCGCTCGTGTCGGTGACGACGCTGGCCGTCGTGACGGTGCTGGCGGTGGTGGACCTGCTGCTGCCGGACACGCTGAAGGTGCCGAGCGTGGCGCCGCTGCTCATCCTGTTCTGGCCGGTGGCGTTGCTGCTGCGCCTGTTCGTGTTCCGTCCGGTGGCGTCGCAGGAGCGCCCCATGGACGCGGTGCTCATCGTCGGCACGGGGGCCATGGGCCGCTACTCCGGCGAGGACCTGGCCCGCAAGGGGCGCCGGCAGCTGCTGGGCTACGTGCGCTTCCATGACGACACGGGCTCCATCGGCGAGCTTCCCGCGAAGGTGCTGGGCACGGTGGACGACCTGGAGCACATCCTGCGCAACACCGCGGTGGACGAGGTCTACATCGCCGGCAACACGCTCAAGCAGGGCGAGGCGATGCAGGCGTCCATCAAGCTGGCCGAGCGCTTCGGCGTGCCCTTCGCGCTGCCGGCGCACACCTTCCGCCTGGACCGCGCGCGCCCGGTGGACACCCGCGCGGTGTCCGACGGCTTCCTGCACTTCGCCGCGGTGAGCCCCAAGCCGCACCAGATGGCGATGAAGCGCCTGTTCGACATCTGCGTGTCCGCGGTGGCGCTGTGGATGCTGCTGCCCCTGCTGGGCACGGTGGCGCTCATCGTGAAGCTCACGTCGAAGGGGCCCATCTTCTTCAAGCAGTACCGCGTGGGGCTCAACGGCAAGCCGTTCTACATGCTGAAGTTCCGCTCCATGGTGGTGAACGCGGAGGAACTGAAGGAGAAGCTGGCCGCGCTCAACGAGCAGACGGGGCCGGTCTTCAAGATGAAGAACGACCCGCGCATCACCCCCATCGGCCGGTTCATCCGCAAGTTCTCCATCGACGAGCTGCCCCAGTTCATCAACGTGCTGCGCGGGGAGATGAGCATCGTGGGGCCGCGTCCGCCGGTGCCCAGCGAGGTGGCCAAGTACGAGACGTGGCAGCGCCGCCGGCTGTCGGTGCGCCCGGGCCTCACCTGCATCTGGCAGGTCTCCGGCCGCAACCAGATCTCCTTCGAGGAGTGGATGTACCTGGACATGCAGTACATCGACCACTGGACGCTCACCAGCGACCTGCGCCTGCTGCTCCAGACGGTGCCGGTGGTCATCACCGGTCGCGGGGCCAGCTAGGCGCCCAGGCGGCCGGACCTCTTCCTCGGGGGCGGCATTGACGTGCCGTCCCCGCTCGTCTTCTATGCACACGGGCACTCCGGCCAGGGCCGGGCTCCGCCCGCCCACCCCACCGTGACCCACCCGAGCGAATCCATCCAGCAGGACGCCCAGGCGCGCGAGCGCTCCAGCGAGGCGATGGGCGCGGTACGCAATGGCCTGCAGCTCGGCGGTTCGCTGCTGGTGACGTACGCCATCGCGTTCGGCATCCGCCCGCTGCTGACGCACTACCTGTCGCCGGAGGACTTCGGCCGCTTCAACTGGGCGGACAGCTTCTCCGCCATCTTCTTCATCGCCACCAACCTCGGCCTGGAGATGTACATCCGCAAGGAGGTGTCGCGCCGGCCCGAGCACGCCAGCGACTTCTTCGGCACCTCGCTGCTCCTGCGGCTCGGCCTGACGGTGGTGCTGATGGGCGCGCTGTCGCTCGTCATGGAGTACCGGGAGGACGCGCCCCAGATGCGTCACCTGGTCTACGTCTTCGCCGTGGCGCAGCTGCTGGTGATGACCAACGCGTCCATGGCGGCGCTGCTGCACGCCAAGGGCAAGGTGGCCGGGCTGTCCATCTCCAACGTCGTCACCAAGGTGGTGTGGGGCGGCGGGCTGTTCGCGGTGGGCGTGCTGCGCCTGCCGCTGCCGTGGCTCGCGGTGCCCGTCGTCGCGTCGGAGGCCATCAAGCTCGCGGTGGGCTGGTACCTGGCGAAGCAGCACATGGGCCTGACGTTCCGCGTGGACTTCCCGGCGACGTGGAAGGTGCTCAAGGCGGGCGTGCCCTACTTCCTCACCGCCGCGGCGCTCGCCACCAACGGGCGGCTGGACATCATGATTCTGGGGATGCTCGGCAGCCACGAGGAGGTCGGCTGGTACAGCGCCGCGTGGAGCATCTCCAACGTCACCTTCGCGCTCAACCCGGTGATGGGCTGGGTGCTGCTGCCGCTGATGTCGCGCGCGGCCGCGCGCTCCGAGGACGAGGTGAGCACCATCGCCCGCCGCGCGCTGGAGGGCACGCTCGCCGTCACCGTGCCCATGATGATGCTCATCGTCATGGGCGCGCCGCTGTGGATTGGCCTTCTGGGCAAGGACTACGCGCTGGCGGTCAACCTGCTGCGGCTGCAGTCGCCGCTGTTCGTGCTGGCCTTCGTGACGATGACGTGCGGCTCGTGGCTCACCATGACCAACCGCGAGTGGTGGGTGACGGGCACCAGCATCTTCGGCAGCCTGCTGCTCAACCCGCTGCTCAACCTGCTGCTGGTGCCCAGGCTGCACGCGGCCTACGGCGACGGCGGCGGGGCGGCGGGCACCGCGCTGTCCATGCTGCTGATGGAGGTGGCCATCACCGTCATCATGCTGTCGCGCATGGGCCGCGCGGCGGTGGACCGGCGCCTGCTCGTCATGGTCGCGAAGACGGCCGTGGTGTGCGCGGCCGTGGTGGCGCTGGACCAGACGGTGTTCGCGCCGCTGGAGGCCTGGCCCCGGCTGGGCGTGGAGGCCTTCGTCTACGTCGTCGGGGTGCTGGCGCTCGGCGCGGTGCGCCCCGGCGAGGTGCTCGCCGTGGTGAAGCTGGCGCGCCGCCGTGGCGCGCCGGCGCCGGAAGCCGCCCCCGTCGCAGTCGCTCCCTCGCCGTAGAGGAAATCGCCAGCGCCATGTCGTCGTCCACGTTCCGCGCCCTACGCCCCGCCCTCCTCGCCCTGCCCCGCGCGCTCGCGTGCGCGGCGCTCGTCCTGGCCTCCGCGTGCGGCGGGCTGGGCCGGTACGTCTGGGTGGACGAGTATCAGGAGAAGCCGCCGCCGCAGGACACCAGCTACCGCATCGCGACGGGCGACCTGCTCAACATCCGCGTGTGGAACCAGGAGTCGCTCACCACGCAGGCGCGCGTGCGGGACGACGGCCGCATCAGCCTGCTCTTCCTGGACGACGTGGAGGCCGCCGGCCACACCCCGGCCATGCTGTCGCAGCAAATCCAGACGCGGCTGAAGGACTACATCAACCACCCCGTCGTCACGGTGGCGCTGGAGATGCCGCGCCCCATCAAGGTGACCATGGTGGGCGAGGTCAACCGCATCGGCCCGCTGGAGATCGACGTGGGCGCCAGCCTCCTCCAGGCGCTGGCCGGCGCGGGCGGCTTCACCGAGTACGCGCACGACGACCGCATCTTCGTCATGCGCCACGAGGACGGCACGCCCCAGCGCATCCGCTTCCGCTACCAGGACCTCATCCACGCCGAGGGGCGCGCGCCGACGTTCCGCCTGCGCCCCGGTGACGTGGTGGTGGTGGAGTGAGCGGTGCTGGGGGCGGCGCTCACGGTCCTCGTGCTGGAGACCTCCGGCGCGGCCGTCACGTACAACGTGTCGCTGCGCATGGACTCGCGCGTGCGCTCCAACGAGGCCGTCGAGTCGGACGCCCCCACGCTCGCCGGTGACACCGACTTCACCCCCATCCTCGGCCTGGAGCGGCGCGACGGGAACACCACCCTCCAGCTCGACTACGCGCCGCGCATCAGCCTGCGCGAGCTGACCGGCCAGCCTCGCACGGAAATCCAGCACATCGGCCGCTTCGCGGCGAACTGGCGCCCCCAGCGCGGCCTGTCCTTCCGCCTGGGCGAGGAGCTGGTCCTCGGCGACGTCAACCTGCTCACCACCGACCCGCTGCCGTCCCCGGAGCCCACCGACCCCACGGACCCGGACGGCCCGCTGCGCCCACCGCAAGACGGCGGCCCGCTGCAGCCCCTGCCCCAGACGGACACCGTCTACTTCCTCTCCTCCGCCACCACGCTGACGGCCGAGTCCGGCCTGCTCGGGCGGCGCTGGCAGCTGTCCGGCTCCGCCGGCTTCTCCGTCTCCGGCGGCCTGGACGGCCCCGCGCGCGAGGCCGTGCCCCTGCAGTACGGCCCGCGCTTCGACGTGTCCCTGAGCCACGCCCTGTCCCCGCTCAGCGCGGTGACGACGTCCGCGGGCATCACCCACGCGCGCTTCTCCACGGGCGCCAACAACACCGTGGTGACGCTGACGGAGAGCTGGACCCGCCGCCTGAGCCGCCGCACCTCGCTCGAGGCCGGCGCGGGCGCCAGCATCGTCCACTCCCTCGAGGCCGCGGCGGTCAATCCAGACCCGGAGCCCGGCGAGGCGGACACGGGGCCGCGCACGGAGCTGCTCCCCAACCTCACGCTCGCGGTGGGCCATCGCGTGCCGTCGCGGCTGGCGGACTTCGACGGCCGGCTGGGGCTGCGCGTGTCGCCGTTCACGGACCGGCTGACGGGCCGCGTGTACCCACGGGCGGACGTGACGGCCACGGGCACCTGGGCGCTGGGCCCTCGCGTGCGGCTGTCCTCCACGGTGGGCACCGCGTTCGCGGTGGGCGGCGCCACCGGCGACCGCATCGTCAACGGCGGCGTGACGACCTCCTGGATTCTCAACGATTGGATGTCGGTGGATGCCGACACCCGAGGCACGTGGAGCCGCTCGCCCGAACTGCCAGCGGCCCGGTTCCAGTGGGCGGCGGCGCTCGGCCTGTCCTTGCGCCAAACTGGTATCCTCTGAGGACCGACACATGGCGAAGCTCATCCTGATGTCCGTCCTCATCCTCACCATCGCCCTCCCCGCCAAGGCGGCGAGGGACGCGGATCCGGTGCGAGGACTGAAGAAGGCCATCCTGTGGGTGATCCTCTTCAACGCGGCATACACCTACGGCGTCATCGTCTGGGTGCCACGGCTCGGGTTCGGCTGAGCGCGACTCTCGAAGAAAGGCTGACGACGGATGGAGCCCCAACTGCACACGGTCCTCCTGGTGGAGGACGCGCCCTTCTTTCGGAAGATGCTGGGCGACTACCTGCGTGCCATGGGTTTCAAGAGCGTGGTGGAGCTGCCCAACGGGCAGGCCGCGCTCAAGCACCTGGCGACCGCGGCGCGGCCGGACCTGGTCTGCCTGGACCTGACGTTGCCGGACATCTCCGGCTACGACCTGTGCGAGCACATCCGGCGCACGGCGGGCATGGCGGACGTGCCGGTGCTGGTGGTGAGCGCGCGGGACTTGCCGGAGGACAAGGCGCACGCCGAGGAGGCGGGGGCCAACGGCTATCTGGGCAAGCCCTTCACGCAGGATGAGTTCGCGCGGCGGGTGGAGCTGCTGCTCAAGAACAGCGCGGCGAGGAGCAAGTCGTGACGATGTCGGCCCCCGGGCCTCGCGGCCCGGCCCCGGTGCCCCGGCCCCAGTACACGCCGGAGCGGGTGGAGACGAACGCCCCGTCGGACCTCATCGACTGGGGCTTCGCCATCGACGCGGTCTTCTATTTGAAGAACGCGGTGCTCCGTCACTGGTTCCTGGCGCTGGTGGTGATGGGGGCCGTGTCGGGGCTGGCCGCGGGCGTCAGCAAGATTCTCCCGCGCAAGTACCACGTCGAGACGCGGATGCTGACGCAGCGCAACTTCATCATCGCCTCGCTGGCGAACCCGGGGCGCTCCATCCCGGTGGACGCGGACCAGCCCACGCGCGCGGCGTGGGAGATGGTGATGAAGAGCGACAACCTCAAGGCCATCATCCGCGACGCGAAGCTGGTGGAGTACTGGGAGCTGCAGCGCTCGCCGCTCAGCAAGCTGAAGGAGAAGGTGCTGCGCAAGCCGCCGGCGCCCATGTCGGACGAGGACAAGCGCGACGCGCTCACCGCCATGCTGGAGCAGGCCATGCTCGTCATGGTGGAGGGCGGGACTGGCACGGTGACCATCGGCGTGGACTGGAGCGACCCGCAGCTGGCGCTCAACATCGTCGAGGCGGCGCAGAAGAACTTCCTGGAGATGCGTCAGGCGGCGGAGATGGGCGCGGTGGCGGAGGCCATCACCATCCTCGACAAGCAGGTCATCGACGAGGCCGAGGGCATCAAGAAGGCCATCGCGGAGCTGGACGCGACGGTGAAGCGGGTGGAGGCGAAGCGCAAGCGCGAGGAGGCGAAGCAGGCGGCGAAGAACGCGCCCCCGGGCGCGGCGGCCAACGCGGCGCTGGGCATCAACACCAACCACCTGCTGGCGCAGATGCGGTTCATGGTGCAGACCAAGCGCCGCGCCATCTCCGACGTGGAGGAGTTCCGCGCGCGGCGGCTGACGGAGCTGCGCAACCAGCTGGCCGAGCAGCGCGTCATCTACTCGCCGCAGCACCCCCTCATCACCGACCTGGAGCAGCGCATCGTGGCGCTCCAGGAGGACTCGCCCCAGCTGGTGGCGCTGCGCTCGGAGCTCAGCGAGCTCATCAACGAGTACATCCGCAGCGGCGGCGACCCGGGTGAGCTGGAGCAGGGCACCACGGGGCCGCTCTTGGGCGCGGGCACGCTGGGGGGGCCGGCGACGTCGGACAACCCGGAGGTGCAGGTGGCGGCGGACCGGGTGCGCATGCTGGTGATGCGGCACCAGGAGAAGATGCGGCGGCTGGACCAGGCGAAGACGGAGCTGGAGATTTCGCGCGCGTCGATGAAGCACCGCTTCAGCGTGCTGGCGCCGCCGACGTTCCCGGAGAAGCCCTCCAAGCCGAAGGTGCAGCTCATCCTCGCCGCGGGCGTGGTGGGCGGCGTGGCCATGGGCATCTTCGCGGCGGTGGCGCTGGACATCATCCGCCGGCGCATCCTGGAGAAGTGGCAGGTGGAGCGAATCCTGAAGCTCCCGGTGCTGGCGGAGCTGGAGCGACGCTAGCGCGCGCTCG contains:
- the epsZ gene encoding exopolysaccharide biosynthesis polyisoprenyl-phosphate hexose-1-phosphate transferase EpsZ, translating into MVSTPKLAPGFAAKLNLSVDLSLMTVVLTISAWQGGLLTGTPGWLLPAVIAASLVVWIITGTALCLYDSRFAERSKLDHVALVSVTTLAVVTVLAVVDLLLPDTLKVPSVAPLLILFWPVALLLRLFVFRPVASQERPMDAVLIVGTGAMGRYSGEDLARKGRRQLLGYVRFHDDTGSIGELPAKVLGTVDDLEHILRNTAVDEVYIAGNTLKQGEAMQASIKLAERFGVPFALPAHTFRLDRARPVDTRAVSDGFLHFAAVSPKPHQMAMKRLFDICVSAVALWMLLPLLGTVALIVKLTSKGPIFFKQYRVGLNGKPFYMLKFRSMVVNAEELKEKLAALNEQTGPVFKMKNDPRITPIGRFIRKFSIDELPQFINVLRGEMSIVGPRPPVPSEVAKYETWQRRRLSVRPGLTCIWQVSGRNQISFEEWMYLDMQYIDHWTLTSDLRLLLQTVPVVITGRGAS
- the wzx gene encoding exopolysaccharide biosynthesis flippase, translated to MPSPLVFYAHGHSGQGRAPPAHPTVTHPSESIQQDAQARERSSEAMGAVRNGLQLGGSLLVTYAIAFGIRPLLTHYLSPEDFGRFNWADSFSAIFFIATNLGLEMYIRKEVSRRPEHASDFFGTSLLLRLGLTVVLMGALSLVMEYREDAPQMRHLVYVFAVAQLLVMTNASMAALLHAKGKVAGLSISNVVTKVVWGGGLFAVGVLRLPLPWLAVPVVASEAIKLAVGWYLAKQHMGLTFRVDFPATWKVLKAGVPYFLTAAALATNGRLDIMILGMLGSHEEVGWYSAAWSISNVTFALNPVMGWVLLPLMSRAAARSEDEVSTIARRALEGTLAVTVPMMMLIVMGAPLWIGLLGKDYALAVNLLRLQSPLFVLAFVTMTCGSWLTMTNREWWVTGTSIFGSLLLNPLLNLLLVPRLHAAYGDGGGAAGTALSMLLMEVAITVIMLSRMGRAAVDRRLLVMVAKTAVVCAAVVALDQTVFAPLEAWPRLGVEAFVYVVGVLALGAVRPGEVLAVVKLARRRGAPAPEAAPVAVAPSP
- the epsY gene encoding exopolysaccharide export protein EpsY, translating into MSSSTFRALRPALLALPRALACAALVLASACGGLGRYVWVDEYQEKPPPQDTSYRIATGDLLNIRVWNQESLTTQARVRDDGRISLLFLDDVEAAGHTPAMLSQQIQTRLKDYINHPVVTVALEMPRPIKVTMVGEVNRIGPLEIDVGASLLQALAGAGGFTEYAHDDRIFVMRHEDGTPQRIRFRYQDLIHAEGRAPTFRLRPGDVVVVE
- the epsX gene encoding exopolysaccharide export protein EpsX; its protein translation is MLGAALTVLVLETSGAAVTYNVSLRMDSRVRSNEAVESDAPTLAGDTDFTPILGLERRDGNTTLQLDYAPRISLRELTGQPRTEIQHIGRFAANWRPQRGLSFRLGEELVLGDVNLLTTDPLPSPEPTDPTDPDGPLRPPQDGGPLQPLPQTDTVYFLSSATTLTAESGLLGRRWQLSGSAGFSVSGGLDGPAREAVPLQYGPRFDVSLSHALSPLSAVTTSAGITHARFSTGANNTVVTLTESWTRRLSRRTSLEAGAGASIVHSLEAAAVNPDPEPGEADTGPRTELLPNLTLAVGHRVPSRLADFDGRLGLRVSPFTDRLTGRVYPRADVTATGTWALGPRVRLSSTVGTAFAVGGATGDRIVNGGVTTSWILNDWMSVDADTRGTWSRSPELPAARFQWAAALGLSLRQTGIL
- the epsW gene encoding exopolysaccharide biosynthesis response regulator EpsW — protein: MEPQLHTVLLVEDAPFFRKMLGDYLRAMGFKSVVELPNGQAALKHLATAARPDLVCLDLTLPDISGYDLCEHIRRTAGMADVPVLVVSARDLPEDKAHAEEAGANGYLGKPFTQDEFARRVELLLKNSAARSKS
- the epsV gene encoding PCP family exopolysaccharide biosynthesis protein EpsV, with product MSAPGPRGPAPVPRPQYTPERVETNAPSDLIDWGFAIDAVFYLKNAVLRHWFLALVVMGAVSGLAAGVSKILPRKYHVETRMLTQRNFIIASLANPGRSIPVDADQPTRAAWEMVMKSDNLKAIIRDAKLVEYWELQRSPLSKLKEKVLRKPPAPMSDEDKRDALTAMLEQAMLVMVEGGTGTVTIGVDWSDPQLALNIVEAAQKNFLEMRQAAEMGAVAEAITILDKQVIDEAEGIKKAIAELDATVKRVEAKRKREEAKQAAKNAPPGAAANAALGINTNHLLAQMRFMVQTKRRAISDVEEFRARRLTELRNQLAEQRVIYSPQHPLITDLEQRIVALQEDSPQLVALRSELSELINEYIRSGGDPGELEQGTTGPLLGAGTLGGPATSDNPEVQVAADRVRMLVMRHQEKMRRLDQAKTELEISRASMKHRFSVLAPPTFPEKPSKPKVQLILAAGVVGGVAMGIFAAVALDIIRRRILEKWQVERILKLPVLAELERR